TGTCAGACGTGTCCGTGCCGTACTGCCGTGTTAACAATGGCTTGACATCTGTTCACGTTTGCAGACGTCGGCGTTTGCTATTTTGCATGCGCGTCCAGACTAAAAATGAAATCCAAAATAGCCTGTATCGATCTATTggatctaataatattaaacaatacattttggcAATAGTTTGTAGTTATGACAATAATCGTTAACTGCTGTGCGCCCATGTTTTTGTtacatgtacctaatatattactatattagttataacttttaacttataatattattatgtacgtataatattattattataatgcgtttAAAAGAATGACAGACTTTGGTATGTGTGGATGACTGAAGCAAcgtcgtcgtcggcggcggcggcagcagtGGTGTTGATGGTGCGGTGCGGAGGGGATGGGGTGCGCTGGTCCTTGGAACAAATCAATACCTAACGGGAGGGAAACGGACGGACGGGAAAAAGGCGGCCTGGCAGCCGAGTGCCATTCCGCACCGGCTGATATTGTGTTGCGCGCGTACATGTTTTTCTTCGTCTTCAATTCCAATTCGCGTTTtatactgttttatattattgcacCGTCGCGTTTCCTCCTCGCTCTTTGGTCGACCGGCCTTGACGCGAGCCCCTTTCGCGCCTTCTACTATACACTAATGTTGTATATACAAATGCTCTGCTACGACTGAAATATTTActctaaaaaaacaattgtttaattaaaacttgGAACATTCCGGCGAACTTTTTATATCGCCTCTCGCAACTCCTACTGCCATCACCGCTTCTATACCAATCTTTCGTGAAACACTTGGGGTTCGAGAAATCCTTCTTAGTTCTTTACGTGTATACGGTATACGAATACAGTTTTGCATTTTCGAAACGTGATAGTTatgtatttgaaacattttgaaacagtcaacgtaatattatgtgataagcCTGTTGTAAGAGCGTAGATGTAGTTCTTGTTTGAAATGAGTGTGAATACCGAACtacttacttttattataaaatacctacctacaaaactaaaatataaaaaataattaattatttaattgtcaaatattattgtttcattttaaataaaaaactgttttcctaataatacattttggactatttgaaaaaaaaataatgtttttttacccatgtactatatatttaaaatattttttttttttaaacgcgcAACTTGGTAATTTACCAAAGTGACTTTTAAGTCAAGTCCCGTTCAACCCATCGTTGACCTTAAAGATACCAAGTTATCGCCACAGATTGTTTAGATACCCCGCAGTTATACTGTTATTTCTCCCGCTGCGCTGTGGTGAACTGTAATTTACTCAAAACGACTTGACACCTGAAACTttattacctaactatatagttaaaaaaacttaaatctaCTTTCTAATGTGAACCGAGTTAGTGATActgactttaatattttttttttaaatttataacaatattatttcactggtttttcgaacattttaaaatatcatattaaggATCTTCACACGTTGTTACATTGttgagtttgaaaaaaaaaatataaattatattttgacatgcataattttaaattggattaaacattaaatcatcattatttgctatataatttttttaactctactattacatttaatttaatcagtaggattaggtactatttttttttttatttacttttaaagcttagttttaaaaaaacgtatagcttgatgtataaaatgttttaaattatatcgaaTAATCGTGATGagtacttatatacattataataatacgtagttTATCCCATTAATTTCCATACTTGAAGTGTATTTGAAGTGGCCGATGAAAGATCTTTTCCACCTTTTATGacgatttatgatattatagggAGGTGATGCTgctattgtttattttactcGTGTATGTGTGCGTGGAAAATTGTGATAAGTTGCGTGTACAAGTTATGAGATATGAGGGTTAACGCCtatgcgcgtgtgtgtgtgtgtgtgtatatatataatttatgtgatatgaacaaaaatgtgttttggtGTGGAGGAACACATGTTTTCACCAGAAATAACTAGTTTATAAATAGTGACAGTTGTGAAGAGCTGTTGGCTCCGTCCCTATTCATGTATGAATGttcgattttattaatttataaatattgcatGTTAATTTGTAAACttttagttaaaaacaattcaaaatgtttttactattttcgGACAGATATcagcataattattatgagttgtaaagaaataaatatcaaataatatagctGTCCGTTTATAgctgtttagtttttattaatgttcTTATATTTTACGCTCTATGTACGTCGTACGACTTCATTATTCTTAATAGGGtgataccattttttttatttagtttccTTATGTGCAAAACCACTATTCATTCCCAGAAACTGCGATAGCACGCGATGATACGTTACCCTCACACTTTTATTTAGGGTCGtaaaattaatctataaatGATTCccaaattattttactactGTGAATTATAATGCATGAAAATGtaacaattatacattatacagaatGATTCCTTAATCATTAACTTTGCAATATCACGAaaactaagtttttatttaaacattaagaatatactatttgaaattttctatgatttttatattttttatcattaatttttaaaatagtatcaactttagattttcaaatgacaaattatatttgaaattttcaatttgcatCCATCGATATATTCCGAGTAAtctgtttcaaattttaaaattgtgtatataaatcTAGATAggtggttaaaataataattttcaaaaatatttcactcattagttattactaagaaGAATGGAGACTGAACGCCATACACATGCGTGGTGCCTGTCTTACACACAcgagtaacataatattatgatgattatgaTGGCAAAACTATGTACCGGACTTTTActacagtatatattttttagttaatattattgtttttttcatatatttattttgaaaccagttataaatacttataatatgaatttaaaaattttcagaatttttcacTTGGGCATAGTTTCTATTCTCTTATATGAATTcgataaatacatttatcaatattaactataaataaaacaacataaccTATACCATCCTTCTTATACACATTGGCTGTGTGCAATTCCATcgataataactttaatttactTGATTTAATCTAGGCTATTAGTTTGGGTATGTTTTTGCCTTATTTGTTACTGTATGGTCTTACATAACATATTTGTCGAAAGTAAATAACATAATGAATAATACTGAGCGAGATAAGCTTTGTTTTATTCAAAGATGCAAGGTAAATTCAAAGACCCTTTATGTGCAACAGAGAACGCCCgcttaattttgaattattcatGCGCCAAGTGTAGCACTTTACCCTTTTCCGGTAGAACTTCCGTAAAGTTTCTGGGCGTGTTTATCatattacaaaaacatacacttaaaacaaaaaaaatcgatgacaAATTATCTCAGTCTGAGTGGcaaaattgtacaattattaaggTTTTACAACTAGGTAAATTATGtaaggttataaaatatatgtataacttttttatttttatcggttAAAACGTATTTTCGAATTAAtcctactaaatattaatttatttaataaataaataaatattaattatactatcttaTTTTCAGTAATTCCAGAATATTTTCcgtatttaacattaatatttacctattagatatttttactgattctaattataaattgaaattgaagAACACCACATTTAATAACCAAGATAttactaaaagtaataaatttctataatatttatttactttgtaaATTGCATAATGAAAAATCGTATCATAATATCGTAGGCATcagcatatattttattcaatcgtctttttcattgattaatttctttaaaatttgttcgctcgcataatttttttagatattttataatatttattgctataataacattaacaataaagtttataaaattaatttattacgcataattcagtatttaaattaagatgaaAGAATGTAgtctgttatataatatttttattattttctatacaaaaaGTGATCAATTCTGTAATCAAAATTGTTCTATTGTGATAAGTAAACAATGACTAAATGCGTTGGATTATTGCATAATTGAATACATGTATATGATCGAAAGAACATTCGGACTCTAATGTTTATGTATGTTATTTgagagtaatatttttatagttcattaatattatataaattataccctataatattatgttggtatctaatataaaaacattgatattattatgtatgaccAGATACCATTCTTTTTCACAAAGTATTTTTCAATGCACATTTAAAAGAGAGCTGAAGGTGGTCCTCTATGTAGTGACTTCTGTTACGGAGCCCAATGTATCTTTAATCCTGGCTTGATTATGTCGATAAAAGATAAAACAGTATctatttagatatataatatatataacagaaaaataaataacatgagTATTATTTACGTTGTCGGGTTTATTTCAACTAAAACGTAgactttgaatattatttattatgttaataattattaaaacttttaaatgttcaacatatggttttatacaaataattcattttttaatgtgttttatttatagtattaagtCTAAGAAATACACAAGAAGAAGAGCCACCAGATCCACAGTTGATGCGATTAGATAACATGTTAATTGCAGAAGGAGTGGCTGGTCCTGAAAAAGGAGGTGGTGCTGGAGCTGCAGCCAGTGCATCAGCCGCAGCTTCAGGCGGTCCCGGACAACCAGATAACGCCATTGAGCATTCCGATTATAGAGCAAAATTAGCTCAAATCAGACAAATTTACCACCAAGAACTGGAAAAATACGAACAGGTAATAAAATTTAGGTACCAAGTAATTTTTAGTCattgataagttaaaaattaattaaatttaaaactatattacttTACCCAatttgtactattatagtaatgtaGTACTAATATGAGAGTtacattaatatgaaatattatatagcatgaTCATTTAAGAAAAACTGGAGAAATTGCACTGTTACACTGCAAAGTATATAGGTTTTGGATGTATACCTTGTTTTTGAGTATgccactgtaatggatgacatgttaaattgtaattcaataataaatcattcattcgaaaaaaacgattctaaaaGACTGAAAGTAGATGATGTATCAGCctttatttctttatattagtaatacggtagattgaactaatttttgtcaaataGATAATCCCATACTTTATAACagtgataatttataatgtcataatatattattgttccaAGTCAATATACTGACGTAACAGAACGGTGTGAATTTATTTGTGgtataatagcttaaaattagattaaaaattttaaaaattgtattgtaaatagaaaataataatatacctagtacctacatcatattttttgaattccaataaattactaaaatcgtatcaacaatattttgttattgcactttttttttctttctaaccCATGCGACATATCAAATCTATACGTTTTGCAAATCCAATCTTGTGttgttatctttattattacagTGAATTTATCTATCATCAAacttaaagttaaaaacattttctgtgtttgtatgttggatattttatgatatttcaattttatggtgatttatgattatttaaaatattataatttaaaaatactcatgtaacgaagaaatatttaaatattctaataactaGCTGAggtacaaacacagataatttttttaattttaagtttgatataggtcaattcactctaatattaaaactaacatcaCAATATGGGTGCTTACTGTAGGAGGACACAATTTTTGTTATGTTGCATATGGATCAAATGAAGAAAACAAAATGTGCGCTTGGTGCCTGACAACCTCTTAATAGAAGTATTTCtacaattattagtattatttgaattacagcaaaataatgtaaacttttattacttattaaacgtttaaaaatacattttcacaatGTAAACTCCAAACTCTTTTTACTTTTGAGATTTGACCCTCCCAAAGTATCAAATAGATCCAATTTGTTACCAGAAACTTTCAATGTTAAAGATTGAAGTAATTTTACTGCCCAGGCAGTTAAAGGtgataaaaaacacacaaacaaaacattattataaaatcaatactttcgttctccacttagaatctagAGTAAAAACTTTGTTATCAAACGAAATATCGTGGTAACAACATGGACATATTCATATTCATGGACTGCGCGTTCCCCTTACTACAGTCTATAGGTATCCCAGTACCAACATTGTTAAAAAGAGATTGTCAATACATGTGCCTATCTTTTTCTAACAATTTTAGTCCCCCGTTCTCTCCCTCTCTCTGCTATCAGTccatttatatttctttatataagTCCATAGACCATATTAAGTAACCAcgaattaaataattgataacatatacctacgaaaaattaaaacctaataaaaaacgaattatttatataatatatataattataatttctcaattatttaattaatcataatttcttATGGCTAACACATTGGGCCTTTTGTAGGTGACACGATTTGAGTATGTTAATAGTGATCTATGATAATACATAGATTTACTGTCAAtatttatcaatgtatttaaatttatttgaaaattctttatataaattattattattaaaaacacgcGCGctcaaattattgtaaaacactaaaaccaccaatacattcatcgatccgctcagaatctaaactttaaacaataatttttatttaagatttgagaaaaattaaattgttgtgcATTTTCTTAGTAGAACAACATTTTAAACCCATAGACCATCACTTTTAACATATAACATTGCATTCTTGAAGTAGGATCACTAAACTCCCTTCAATCTCCTCCAGTCTAATAGATATCGTAAATGTCAgaattttcacatatttttattaatatggagtgtaaatatattttattaataaaaataataagatcaaCATGTTCCTTTTatgaatgatataaaaaaaaactgcaatcTTAGATTTAGATTGGTTTGACAACAATGAGTTTTGTGAAATTGTACGTTTTGTGCTACAGAAGTGACCCAACGATTTTATTTAACtgatttttgaaaactaaaacTTTAGGTATCGTAATATGTCATACagatacaataatactatagtatacaatacgattaattattataagtaattcaaAAATCGTTACtacaaatagtttatattttcaagatcttaatttaaaactgttgatgcccataaatattttatacattttttcactttgtacaatttatacataaatgtatgtttaaactttaaacatacataggtaattaatataaataaaattactgataATTCAACATATCTAAAAGGaataaaaaggttgaaaaacTAAGGAACTTGAGATTCGTGATAAGTTTCTacaacaatgtttatattatttaataagtatgcGTGTGTGTGATTTCCTTAGTTAAATCGTTATGGATGTAATCAATTGGGAAGTCAATTTAAgtcaattgtaaaaattaaagtaatttgaATTAACTAAGGGAATATTACTGAAGCGTGCAATTATTCGAATTGTATGGAGAACTCGTTGTGAttactatgatattactattatgtaagTGCAGGGGCGATCTATAGTACGCGTGATATTCCAGAGATTAATCTGCCTAACAACCAGATCTGCACGCAatgattttcgattttttattgttgaataCAATGAtgagttttataaataacatatttattgaaataagtttCGGGTTCCAGGTATGGTCGTGTTTTTGTGCTTTCTCTTAAACATTTCGAAATcacatttaaatatgtttttgttggcCTCGCAGGACAAATTGCGTGAAAAATAATCTACAAGATGCATAATTTGTTGATGGTTATAAAGTAGATATCCTTGAACCTGTGTTGTCTTGTGTTTAGtttgacatttaaaaacatttattttaatatcgtgATATGCCACAAACGGTGTGTGATCAAACAAATACCgcaaaaaatgattaattatgtttttcgGATGGATATATTCTTAGAGATAGGTTAGTTATGGACATTTAGAcgtcgtacctataataaatataatcatttgcTTAATGCCGTTCGTGGTTAACGTTTAAAATCTAGAATATGTTTGGAGTTGAGATTAAGTTTTAAACTACGacccaaataatattatttatcaaatgtaatGATTATGTCATACGGCTTACATCAAAgtaatcgtttataatatatatttagacatATACTCACaatttaactacatttttagGCTTGTAATGAATTTACTACCCACGTAATGAATCTCTTACGAGAACAGTCTAGAACGCGGCCGATCACTCCAAAAGAGATCGAACGAATGGTGCAAATTATACATAAGAAATTCTCTTCCATACAAATGCAATTGAAGCAAAGTACTTGTGAAGCGGTCATGATACTTAGATCTAGGTTTTTGGATGCTAGGTTTGTGTTATAAAAGATAacattataaatctatataattatctgtgttatctgtttttttttgttttttatagaagaaaaagaCGTAATTTTAGTAAACAGGCTTCCGAAATACTAAATGAGTACTTTTACTCACATCTAAGCAATCCATATCCTTCCGAGGAAGCAAAAGAAGAGTTAGCAAGGAAGTGTAGCATTACAGTGTcacaagtacatatttttttgggtTCTGAAAGCCGTTAACTTTatgaatataggtattaaaatatttgtatttaaaacgaTACAGGTGTCCAATTGGTTCGGAAATAAAAGAattcgatataaaaaaaatatcggtaaAGCTCAAGAAGAAGCAAACCTTTACGCCGCGAAGAAAGCTGCCGGTAAGTACTTATAATTACTTAAACAACAAAACAACTTGAACGATCTCACATCAtttctaacaatatattaatatgaataatttataataaatatattatttactttggaTACAAATATGGCATTACAATATTGTCGTTGGTAGTATTTGACAGGgtcgaaat
This portion of the Acyrthosiphon pisum isolate AL4f chromosome A1, pea_aphid_22Mar2018_4r6ur, whole genome shotgun sequence genome encodes:
- the LOC100168368 gene encoding homeobox protein extradenticle isoform X1 encodes the protein MNSMDEHNRMMHPTSAMLPQPYGMSSVDPNHGAPTPPDQDTRKQDIGEILQQIMNITDQSLDEAQARKHTLNCHRMKPSLFSVLCEIKEKTVLSLRNTQEEEPPDPQLMRLDNMLIAEGVAGPEKGGGAGAAASASAAASGGPGQPDNAIEHSDYRAKLAQIRQIYHQELEKYEQACNEFTTHVMNLLREQSRTRPITPKEIERMVQIIHKKFSSIQMQLKQSTCEAVMILRSRFLDARRKRRNFSKQASEILNEYFYSHLSNPYPSEEAKEELARKCSITVSQVSNWFGNKRIRYKKNIGKAQEEANLYAAKKAAGASPYSMGPASQGTPTPLLSPAPGGGPQDSMGYSLSLNGAEYSSPMSGSQVCAQYSDGSLGYDPMGHQAMPKNSGSPSTGWNSSHEYQTHGMHDDSEDSSDDVDIKRPKLS
- the LOC100168368 gene encoding homeobox protein extradenticle isoform X2, whose amino-acid sequence is MNSMDEHNRMMHPTSAMLPQPYGMSSVDPNHGAPTPPDQDTRKQDIGEILQQIMNITDQSLDEAQARKHTLNCHRMKPSLFSVLCEIKEKTVLSLRNTQEEEPPDPQLMRLDNMLIAEGVAGPEKGGGAGAAASASAAASGGPGQPDNAIEHSDYRAKLAQIRQIYHQELEKYEQACNEFTTHVMNLLREQSRTRPITPKEIERMVQIIHKKFSSIQMQLKQSTCEAVMILRSRFLDARRKRRNFSKQASEILNEYFYSHLSNPYPSEEAKEELARKCSITVSQVSNWFGNKRIRYKKNIGKAQEEANLYAAKKAAGASPYSMGPASQGTPTPLLSPAPGGGPQDSMGYSLSLNGAEYSSPMSGSQAQYSDGSLGYDPMGHQAMPKNSGSPSTGWNSSHEYQTHGMHDDSEDSSDDVDIKRPKLS